A genomic region of Peptoniphilus sp. ING2-D1G contains the following coding sequences:
- a CDS encoding Hypothetical protein (Family membership) — protein sequence MNKWTIYCDYTILDDYKYKLIKDDTSLFAEVDFYSPIKSFFRGNKIYRSKISIKNETGDTLVKIYKHHPTPIKDVLYTVVIDDYSYTIREGRNFKIPDLYLRTNTGRFNIWGKVNSKEFDIIYKNNSIAKIEGHFENKTKDYDLLFEDEYAEFENLFLSVVLILDNMYHYY from the coding sequence ATGAACAAATGGACCATATATTGTGATTATACAATACTTGATGATTATAAATACAAACTAATTAAAGATGATACTTCTCTTTTTGCAGAAGTTGATTTCTATTCACCTATAAAAAGTTTTTTTAGGGGAAATAAGATATATCGTTCAAAAATTTCTATTAAGAATGAAACGGGCGATACCTTAGTCAAAATATACAAACACCATCCCACTCCCATAAAGGATGTATTATATACCGTAGTTATCGACGATTATTCCTACACGATCAGAGAGGGCCGCAACTTTAAAATACCGGATCTTTACCTCAGAACGAACACCGGCAGATTTAACATCTGGGGCAAAGTAAATTCAAAGGAATTCGATATTATATATAAAAATAACAGCATTGCAAAAATCGAAGGACATTTTGAAAACAAAACTAAAGATTATGACCTGCTCTTTGAAGATGAATATGCTGAATTTGAAAATCTCTTTTTAAGCGTAGTATTGATACTTGATAATATGTACCATTACTATTAG
- a CDS encoding putative secreted protein (Hypothetical protein) encodes MFSKFSKLLSTILILLSLTACFIAETKTIYDYRNKYIGDNSKTINVVSQLNFDESLNYDHMAIEYAGDLNILELYFTSDTSQINADLELNLFKNSSILYALIENLDQVDIYINSEVCYSTSKEEVENSGIFLKNFNEYFNSEEYFYEFENELKEIDREDLNKL; translated from the coding sequence ATGTTTTCTAAATTTTCTAAACTTTTGTCGACGATTCTCATACTTCTTTCCTTAACGGCCTGTTTCATAGCAGAAACCAAGACAATATATGATTACAGAAATAAATATATCGGAGATAATTCAAAGACAATAAACGTCGTCTCTCAACTGAATTTTGATGAATCTTTAAATTATGATCATATGGCTATTGAATATGCGGGGGATCTGAATATACTTGAGCTTTACTTCACTTCCGACACAAGTCAAATCAACGCTGATCTTGAGCTTAACCTCTTTAAAAACAGCTCAATTCTATATGCTCTTATCGAAAATTTGGATCAAGTTGATATTTATATAAATTCTGAAGTGTGCTACAGCACAAGCAAAGAGGAAGTTGAAAATTCAGGGATTTTTTTAAAAAATTTCAACGAATATTTTAACAGCGAAGAATATTTTTATGAGTTTGAAAATGAACTCAAAGAAATTGACAGGGAAGATTTGAATAAATTATAA
- a CDS encoding Trk system potassium uptake protein TrkH (Low-affinity potassium transport system. Interacts with trk system potassium uptake protein TrkA and requires TrkE for transport activity. Selective for permeation of potassium ion and rubidium ion over smaller ions such as natrium or litium; High confidence in function and specificity), whose translation MIFAVEALFMLPPLILSIAIKDGATSSFLITIIILVLLAVATKFFDTKSLRITPGDGLLTVSTAWIAASLFGALPLYFSNSLPTYIDCLFEIVSGFTTTGATVVVNPEILPDSIILWRSMTHWIGGMGILVFTLILLPKIGTGAYQIFKAESPGPVAGKIEPKMTDTAKKLYKIYIVITIVLFLLLLIGKMTPFDAIVHTFGIVGTGGFSSKAKSIGHYSSYGPYIPIVIGIFMIICGTNFTLHNYLYKGKIKNILKDEEFRAYYAIIFGAVTLIAVDLYINNYGGVGKSILDSFFTVTSVSSTSGFVTADYDLWPSFSKYILFLLMIIGSSAGSTAGGMKVIRVVVVFKLVKREVKRILHPHAVIPIRVNGRVLSEEIISGIYAFTAVYMIIALIAATIISLSGIDFLSSISSALTMLSNVGPAFGATGPTRNFLFFAPFYKLVFCVLMLLGRLEFFTLIALFSIFTKKKNPVAD comes from the coding sequence ATAATATTTGCAGTAGAAGCTTTGTTTATGTTACCTCCTCTTATTTTAAGCATTGCTATAAAGGATGGAGCCACCTCATCCTTTTTAATTACAATAATAATTTTAGTTTTGCTTGCCGTCGCCACAAAATTTTTTGACACCAAAAGCTTGAGAATTACCCCTGGAGACGGATTGTTAACGGTATCTACAGCTTGGATTGCAGCATCTTTATTCGGAGCTCTTCCTCTTTATTTTTCGAATTCGCTTCCTACATACATAGATTGCCTTTTTGAGATAGTGTCGGGATTTACTACTACAGGAGCCACCGTAGTAGTAAATCCTGAAATCCTTCCCGATTCCATTATACTCTGGAGAAGCATGACTCACTGGATAGGAGGAATGGGAATATTGGTGTTTACTTTAATACTTCTACCTAAAATAGGAACAGGAGCCTATCAGATTTTTAAAGCTGAAAGTCCCGGACCCGTGGCAGGAAAAATTGAACCGAAGATGACAGATACTGCAAAAAAATTATATAAAATATACATTGTTATAACTATAGTTTTATTTTTGCTGTTATTAATCGGAAAAATGACGCCCTTTGATGCAATTGTTCACACCTTTGGGATAGTGGGAACAGGAGGATTTTCATCAAAGGCAAAATCCATAGGACATTATTCTTCCTATGGACCTTATATACCCATAGTCATAGGCATTTTCATGATTATTTGTGGAACGAATTTTACACTTCACAATTATTTATACAAGGGAAAAATTAAAAACATATTAAAGGATGAAGAATTCAGAGCTTACTATGCAATAATATTTGGCGCAGTTACTTTAATAGCGGTGGATTTATACATAAACAACTATGGAGGAGTGGGAAAATCAATATTAGATTCTTTTTTCACGGTAACTTCCGTATCTTCAACATCGGGATTTGTAACGGCAGACTATGACCTTTGGCCCTCATTTTCAAAATATATATTGTTTTTACTTATGATTATAGGCTCAAGTGCCGGATCTACAGCCGGAGGAATGAAAGTTATAAGAGTAGTGGTGGTATTTAAACTGGTAAAAAGGGAAGTTAAAAGAATTCTTCATCCTCATGCAGTAATACCCATAAGAGTAAATGGAAGAGTGTTAAGCGAAGAGATCATATCGGGAATATATGCCTTTACAGCTGTATATATGATAATAGCTTTAATTGCTGCAACTATTATAAGTTTGAGCGGAATAGATTTTTTAAGCTCAATATCTTCAGCTTTGACTATGCTATCAAATGTAGGACCTGCTTTTGGAGCGACGGGGCCAACAAGAAACTTTCTCTTCTTCGCTCCCTTTTATAAATTGGTGTTTTGTGTATTAATGCTTCTGGGAAGACTGGAATTTTTCACGCTTATTGCGCTCTTCAGCATCTTCACAAAGAAAAAGAACCCGGTGGCTGATTAA
- a CDS encoding potassium uptake protein TrkA (High confidence in function and specificity), translating to MKVLIAGAGKLGFKLARALVLENCDVTIVDNDENVIENVNNSLDVLTVNANALDFEILEELDLSTYNLLIATTTSDEANVLISTLSKRLGVDRVIARVRNPEYHNQIRFIMKELGIDEVINPEYATALATEKYLLKKYLLVSDEFANGKIKLVDFHIGSDPEFVEKRLMDLTGFRNLLVTAVTREGKTIIPNGATCLKENDSILIVGARDDIENFDKLHSGINKHKSVKKVMILGAGKFGLYLAQMLQMDGIDVTIIEINAERCTQLAEKLPEAIIINADGTDFNILNGEMIESYDAFVSATGIDEANLLMALTVKQLGVYKSVAKISRSNYVSIIDRLGIDAAFNTSVITASAILKFVRGQGALNVSLMLDGETEFTEILLTNDLEVLSKPIKDLALPGEILITSIVRNNRVIIPNGESKLKAGDRIIVFSRHENINTLKKYFYSKNKRGGFFSELRDNI from the coding sequence ATGAAAGTTTTAATAGCAGGAGCAGGCAAGCTCGGATTTAAGCTTGCAAGGGCTTTAGTTTTAGAAAATTGCGATGTAACAATAGTGGATAATGATGAAAATGTCATTGAAAATGTAAATAACTCCTTGGACGTCTTAACGGTAAATGCAAATGCCCTGGACTTTGAAATTTTAGAAGAGCTTGATCTGTCAACCTACAATCTTTTAATTGCAACTACAACATCTGATGAAGCAAATGTTTTAATTTCCACCCTATCTAAAAGATTAGGGGTAGACAGGGTAATAGCACGAGTAAGAAACCCCGAATATCACAACCAAATCAGGTTTATCATGAAAGAATTGGGGATAGATGAAGTAATAAATCCGGAATATGCAACAGCCTTAGCTACAGAAAAATATCTTTTAAAGAAATATTTGCTTGTAAGTGATGAATTTGCCAATGGAAAAATAAAGCTTGTGGATTTTCATATAGGTTCAGATCCGGAGTTTGTAGAAAAGAGACTCATGGATTTGACGGGATTTAGAAATTTGCTTGTAACTGCTGTGACAAGAGAAGGAAAGACCATAATTCCCAATGGCGCAACTTGTTTAAAAGAAAATGACTCCATACTCATAGTCGGAGCAAGAGATGATATTGAAAATTTTGACAAGTTACACTCAGGAATAAATAAGCACAAGTCTGTGAAGAAAGTTATGATCTTAGGTGCAGGAAAATTCGGCCTATATCTTGCTCAAATGCTTCAAATGGATGGCATAGATGTGACCATAATAGAAATTAACGCTGAAAGGTGTACACAATTAGCTGAAAAACTTCCGGAAGCGATCATAATAAATGCAGATGGAACGGATTTTAACATATTAAATGGAGAAATGATAGAATCCTATGATGCCTTTGTGTCTGCAACGGGCATAGATGAGGCAAATTTGCTCATGGCTCTTACTGTAAAGCAACTTGGGGTATACAAATCCGTCGCTAAGATCTCAAGATCAAATTATGTAAGTATAATAGATAGATTGGGAATAGATGCCGCATTTAATACATCTGTAATAACAGCATCGGCAATTCTTAAATTCGTAAGGGGTCAAGGAGCATTAAATGTGAGTTTAATGCTTGATGGTGAAACGGAGTTCACAGAGATACTTTTGACTAACGATTTGGAAGTGCTAAGTAAACCCATAAAGGATCTTGCATTGCCGGGGGAAATACTCATAACTTCAATTGTGAGAAACAACAGGGTAATCATTCCCAACGGGGAAAGCAAATTAAAAGCGGGAGACAGAATAATAGTATTCTCCAGACATGAAAATATAAATACCTTAAAAAAATATTTTTACTCAAAAAATAAAAGAGGTGGATTCTTCAGTGAATTACGCGATAATATTTAA
- a CDS encoding hypothetical protein (High confidence in function and specificity), whose translation MKYLLSDFVDFEKTYVDDIPLYVLTPKTQEKTKKTIIFYHGWSSDAKNQIFRGNILASYGYRVVLPESRLHGERGTLSYEKAKTLKNYFPRVLMHNVEEFPKIYKFLIENLDVDEDNIAVGGHSMGAITAGGLFTFKKNLKVALLFNGTMDWSWIANSLIEGEEEVSYERLRMNDFLIQMNPLVQADDLSDRPLILFNGAEDSVVDPNSMEKFYNEVKDKYKNKELIYFKKFEYTYHQLTTQMLEEAIRFMKEKISF comes from the coding sequence GTGAAATATTTATTATCTGATTTTGTAGATTTTGAGAAAACATATGTGGATGATATTCCACTTTATGTACTAACTCCGAAGACTCAAGAAAAAACAAAAAAAACTATCATATTTTATCACGGGTGGTCAAGCGATGCAAAAAATCAAATTTTCAGAGGAAATATTTTAGCATCTTATGGGTATAGAGTTGTGCTTCCCGAATCAAGACTTCATGGCGAAAGAGGAACTCTGAGCTATGAAAAAGCAAAAACATTAAAAAACTATTTTCCGAGAGTTTTAATGCATAACGTTGAAGAGTTTCCCAAGATCTATAAATTTTTAATTGAAAATCTTGATGTAGATGAAGATAATATAGCTGTAGGAGGTCATTCCATGGGCGCTATTACAGCAGGTGGACTTTTTACCTTTAAGAAAAACTTAAAAGTCGCTCTCCTCTTTAACGGAACTATGGATTGGAGTTGGATTGCCAATAGTTTAATTGAAGGGGAAGAAGAGGTATCCTATGAAAGACTTAGAATGAACGATTTTTTAATTCAGATGAACCCTCTTGTGCAAGCTGATGATTTATCGGACAGGCCACTGATACTTTTCAACGGAGCAGAAGATAGCGTGGTTGATCCGAATTCCATGGAAAAATTTTACAATGAAGTCAAAGACAAGTACAAAAATAAGGAATTGATATATTTTAAAAAATTTGAGTATACTTATCATCAATTGACTACACAAATGCTTGAAGAGGCAATAAGGTTTATGAAAGAAAAAATATCCTTTTAA
- a CDS encoding cobalt-zinc-cadmium resistance protein CzcD (Members of this family are integral membrane proteins, that are found to increase tolerance to divalent metal ions such as cadmium, zinc, and cobalt. These proteins are thought to be efflux pumps that remove these ions from cells; High confidence in function and specificity), protein MVENLILKWGNYNTDKEDRIKISMFTSIYGLLLNLLLVLFKVILFFTTSSVSILADAINNLVDSLSSIITLLGAKLSDLPPDKEHPYGHGRIEYISALLVAAFIFVTGFQFIKVSIDRIINPVAIKFDFLTVFIMVISVLVKLYMSFFYDKISKKIDSMPIKAQSKDSLADVFVTSVVVITIIFYQVTKIHIDGYVGVLVSLFILYSGYELISETFSELIGEVPTELIAEIENKIVNYDNILGVHDMLVVNFGPSKKYITLDVEIPYNMSLVDAHSLINTIEMDIKKEYDIDVSIHVDPIGLYNGAEKDVVNVMKDIIEEDPKLLSFHDIHIFDNTVRVDVIVDDKLIDKKSSVQTIKDEISEKIKSRLNKNSIITIDRSFD, encoded by the coding sequence ATGGTAGAAAATTTAATCTTAAAGTGGGGAAACTATAATACAGACAAAGAGGACAGAATAAAAATATCGATGTTCACTTCGATATATGGTTTACTATTAAATTTATTGCTTGTTTTGTTTAAAGTTATACTTTTTTTTACGACAAGTTCGGTTTCCATACTTGCCGATGCTATAAATAACCTGGTGGATTCATTATCTTCAATAATCACATTACTTGGGGCGAAACTCTCCGACTTACCACCTGATAAGGAACATCCCTATGGTCATGGAAGAATAGAGTATATCTCTGCACTTTTAGTAGCGGCATTCATATTTGTAACAGGATTTCAATTTATAAAAGTTTCCATTGACAGAATAATAAATCCTGTAGCTATTAAATTTGATTTTCTCACTGTGTTTATAATGGTCATATCGGTATTAGTTAAGCTGTATATGAGTTTTTTCTATGACAAAATATCAAAAAAAATAGATTCAATGCCCATAAAGGCACAATCTAAGGATTCGCTTGCAGATGTATTTGTAACAAGCGTGGTAGTAATAACAATAATATTTTATCAAGTTACGAAAATTCACATAGATGGATATGTAGGAGTACTTGTTAGTTTATTCATACTTTATTCCGGATATGAATTGATTTCTGAAACCTTCAGCGAACTCATAGGAGAAGTGCCTACGGAACTGATTGCAGAAATTGAAAATAAAATAGTGAATTATGATAATATTTTGGGAGTTCACGATATGCTTGTGGTTAATTTCGGACCTTCAAAAAAATATATAACTCTTGATGTTGAAATTCCGTACAACATGAGTTTGGTAGATGCACACAGTTTGATTAACACTATTGAAATGGACATAAAGAAAGAATATGATATTGATGTATCTATTCACGTAGATCCTATAGGACTATACAATGGTGCGGAAAAGGATGTTGTAAATGTGATGAAGGATATAATCGAGGAAGATCCAAAACTTCTTTCTTTCCATGATATCCATATATTTGATAATACAGTAAGAGTGGATGTAATAGTTGATGATAAATTAATAGATAAAAAAAGCAGTGTACAAACTATAAAAGATGAAATAAGTGAAAAAATAAAAAGCAGATTAAACAAAAACAGCATAATAACCATTGATAGAAGTTTTGATTAG
- a CDS encoding putative potassium uptake protein TrkA (The Trk system is a low to medium affinity potassium uptake system, widely found in both in bacteria and archaea, where the uptake of K(+) is believed to be linked to H(+) symport. The core Trk system consists of two proteins, the integral membrane K(+)-translocating protein TrkH (or TrkG), and the NAD-binding peripheral membrane protein TrkA. I; High confidence in function and specificity), with protein MLGAGKVGKKVLKAMSLSDNSIVIMDRNASALSEIDESKNVKVLQNKSIDKALFNELKIESYDYVVSATNSDKTNILSSTLAKKMGAKFTICRINQAESMEQIQYLRDYLGIDKIVNPDFEIVSSIEEIIKSDISYQSDKFGRGKIEVVGHSVNLDPDFENKKIKDIGSLYTILVVGVLRGLDIIIPDGEFVLRENDYLYLMGLSKDIMAFKMKHFKIVEEKAKKKITILGINEISAQLAQTLKDEDLTIVGRDNDKCNKFRKNFPEVFVLNSKLKGAEFFKFNEIDKSDVFLALSDNEELNIVLSMMAKKFNIDKVMIKIITTDYVNILDDLNLTAVLNPLDIASNIIIKTLNGDRGISTHMTFNGQAEVMELKIRQDSSTIGKRVKEVQMPKGILIGGIVRKDQSVVIPRGNTIFEAGDTLIIFYKKENSKELGRFIKEESKQGFLHNLIK; from the coding sequence ATTTTAGGAGCCGGAAAAGTAGGCAAAAAAGTTTTAAAAGCTATGAGTTTAAGCGATAATTCAATAGTGATAATGGACAGGAATGCCTCAGCTCTTTCAGAAATAGATGAGTCGAAAAATGTAAAAGTATTACAAAATAAATCGATAGATAAAGCGCTGTTCAATGAACTTAAAATAGAATCCTACGACTATGTAGTTTCTGCGACGAACTCCGACAAGACCAACATTCTTTCAAGCACACTTGCAAAAAAAATGGGAGCAAAATTCACCATATGCAGAATAAACCAAGCTGAATCCATGGAACAAATACAATATTTAAGAGATTATTTGGGAATCGACAAAATTGTAAATCCTGATTTTGAAATAGTATCTTCCATTGAAGAAATAATAAAAAGCGACATAAGTTATCAATCGGATAAATTTGGAAGGGGAAAGATAGAGGTTGTCGGACACAGCGTAAATTTGGATCCTGATTTTGAAAATAAGAAAATAAAAGATATAGGTTCTCTATACACCATACTTGTAGTGGGAGTTTTAAGGGGATTGGATATAATCATACCCGATGGAGAATTCGTATTAAGAGAAAATGACTATCTTTATTTGATGGGTCTTTCAAAGGACATAATGGCCTTTAAAATGAAACATTTTAAAATAGTCGAAGAAAAGGCAAAGAAAAAAATAACCATATTGGGAATTAATGAAATAAGCGCACAACTTGCACAGACGCTTAAAGATGAAGATTTGACCATAGTTGGTAGAGATAATGATAAATGCAACAAATTTAGAAAAAACTTCCCGGAGGTTTTTGTACTGAATTCAAAACTAAAGGGAGCGGAATTTTTTAAATTTAACGAAATAGATAAAAGTGACGTATTTCTTGCTTTGTCCGATAATGAAGAGTTAAACATTGTATTGTCTATGATGGCAAAAAAATTCAACATAGATAAGGTCATGATAAAAATAATAACTACAGATTATGTAAACATACTTGACGATTTAAACTTAACTGCTGTTTTAAACCCTTTGGATATTGCATCAAATATAATTATCAAAACATTAAACGGAGACAGGGGAATATCCACACATATGACCTTCAATGGTCAAGCGGAGGTCATGGAGCTTAAGATAAGGCAGGACAGCTCTACAATAGGAAAGCGTGTAAAAGAGGTTCAAATGCCCAAGGGAATTCTTATCGGAGGTATAGTTAGAAAAGATCAAAGCGTAGTAATTCCAAGAGGCAATACAATTTTTGAAGCGGGAGACACCTTGATTATTTTTTATAAAAAGGAAAATTCAAAGGAACTGGGACGATTTATAAAAGAGGAAAGCAAACAGGGATTTTTGCACAATTTGATTAAATGA
- the ung gene encoding Uracil-DNA glycosylase (Uracil-DNA glycosylases are DNA repair enzymes that excise uracil residues from DNA by cleaving the N-glycosylic bond, initiating the base excision repair pathway. Uracil in DNA can arise either through the deamination of cytosine to form mutagenic U:G mispairs, or through the incorporation of dUMP by DNA polymerase to form U:A pairs. These aberrant uracil residues are genotoxic. The sequence of uracil-DNA glycosylase is extremely well conserved in bacteria and eukaryotes as well as in herpes viruses. More distantly related uracil-DNA glycosylases are also found in poxviruses; High confidence in function and specificity), translated as MIKFGNKWDELLKDEFNKPYYQELRKMLIEEYRDFQVFPPARDLFNAFKYTDYCDVKVLILGQDPYHNLNQAHGLAFSVKEGVKIPPSLVNIFKELNSDLNVYIPENGYLVNWAKQGIMLLNTTLSVRAHSPMSHSKIGWEIFTDRVIELLAQREEPLVFILWGNHAKSKEKLIKNPKHLIIKGVHPSPLSANRGFFGSKPFSRANKFLEDNNIEPPNWQL; from the coding sequence TTGATAAAATTCGGAAATAAGTGGGATGAATTGTTAAAAGATGAATTTAATAAACCATATTATCAAGAACTCAGAAAAATGCTCATAGAAGAATATAGAGACTTTCAGGTATTTCCACCTGCAAGAGATTTATTCAATGCCTTTAAGTACACGGATTATTGTGATGTAAAGGTGTTGATACTTGGACAAGATCCTTACCATAATTTGAATCAGGCGCATGGGCTCGCTTTTTCAGTTAAAGAAGGAGTAAAAATTCCACCTTCTCTTGTAAATATATTTAAGGAGTTAAATTCGGATTTAAATGTGTATATTCCGGAGAATGGATATCTTGTAAATTGGGCCAAACAGGGAATAATGCTTTTAAATACCACCCTTAGCGTAAGAGCTCACAGTCCCATGAGCCATTCAAAAATCGGATGGGAAATATTCACCGATAGAGTAATAGAGCTTCTTGCTCAAAGAGAAGAGCCTCTTGTATTTATACTTTGGGGCAATCATGCAAAATCCAAGGAAAAACTTATAAAAAATCCTAAACACTTGATAATAAAAGGAGTACACCCCTCACCCTTGTCGGCAAACAGAGGTTTTTTCGGGTCAAAGCCCTTTTCAAGAGCGAATAAATTTTTGGAAGATAACAATATAGAGCCGCCGAATTGGCAATTATAG
- a CDS encoding hypothetical protein (High confidence in function and specificity) translates to MDYLNNNKTGYKKLLSILLIAIAFYYLLFYIDSVSEFFGRLINIISPFLIGGAMAFILKIPMNFFERKVFKKLDNTKFQSLKRPLSIMLSLFIAIMIVVFLGALVIPQLIESFISLQKQLPIFAEELIKLLNNISFLEKYARELEVFYKDFSWNMFFKSIEDFIFTENSKVLSTGFNFTTYLASGITNFFLSIFFSIYILIDKERLERQSKKLLRALLKKEKSNYIIYVASIIHDYFYAFINGQLIDAVIIGVMTFVGMTIMGIPYKGMIAVLVAFFDLIPIIGPIIGTAIGIVFILIESPTKALVFLIMMVIFQQIQGNFIYPKIMGNSLKLPSMWTLFGTMVGGSLMGIVGMWLFIPLFAVIYRLISEYTNNKLKSQS, encoded by the coding sequence ATGGATTACTTAAATAACAATAAAACCGGTTATAAAAAACTGCTGAGCATTTTATTAATTGCCATAGCCTTTTACTATCTATTGTTTTATATAGATAGCGTATCTGAATTTTTCGGTCGCCTAATCAATATTATCTCTCCTTTTTTAATTGGAGGAGCAATGGCTTTTATACTTAAAATACCGATGAATTTCTTTGAAAGAAAAGTTTTTAAAAAATTGGATAACACTAAATTTCAATCCCTTAAAAGACCCCTCTCCATAATGCTGTCTCTTTTTATTGCAATAATGATAGTTGTTTTTCTCGGTGCTTTAGTAATTCCGCAACTCATTGAATCCTTCATATCCCTGCAAAAACAGCTCCCTATTTTCGCAGAAGAATTAATAAAACTTTTAAACAACATCTCCTTTTTAGAAAAGTATGCAAGAGAACTGGAAGTGTTTTATAAAGATTTTTCCTGGAATATGTTTTTTAAAAGCATAGAAGATTTCATATTCACGGAAAATTCTAAAGTTTTATCTACAGGCTTTAACTTCACTACCTACTTGGCGAGTGGGATTACAAATTTCTTTCTTTCCATATTTTTTTCAATCTACATATTGATAGACAAGGAAAGACTCGAAAGACAATCCAAAAAATTATTAAGAGCTTTGTTGAAAAAGGAAAAATCTAATTACATTATTTATGTAGCTTCAATTATCCATGATTATTTCTACGCCTTTATCAACGGCCAGTTGATAGATGCGGTTATAATAGGTGTGATGACCTTTGTGGGAATGACAATAATGGGAATCCCTTACAAAGGAATGATTGCGGTTTTAGTTGCTTTCTTCGATTTAATTCCTATAATCGGACCGATTATAGGAACCGCCATAGGAATTGTGTTCATACTGATTGAATCTCCTACAAAGGCTTTGGTTTTTTTAATAATGATGGTGATTTTCCAACAAATACAAGGAAATTTTATATATCCGAAAATCATGGGAAACAGCTTAAAGCTTCCATCTATGTGGACACTCTTCGGCACAATGGTCGGAGGTTCCCTTATGGGAATTGTGGGAATGTGGTTGTTCATTCCTTTATTTGCCGTAATATACAGATTGATTTCTGAATATACAAATAATAAATTAAAAAGTCAGTCGTAA